The following coding sequences are from one Camarhynchus parvulus chromosome 1, STF_HiC, whole genome shotgun sequence window:
- the TMEM45A gene encoding transmembrane protein 45A, producing the protein MGNFKGHALPGSFFLLFGLWWSVKYPLKYACRKNKNVCYLGSRAGFQRLEFVEGIIKAVFALIGMVAEQFVPDGPHLKLYNYEKKHWDHLMNWQHATMYLFYGISGLVDIVAHGTNALPAAMDRMMLSLAVFIEGFLFCYHLHGRAMLDVHVHQLLLFAIFGAAACIFLEVFFRGSIVLEMLRTSLCILQGSWFWQIGFVLYPPNGSPEWNQTDHTNMMFLTMCYCWHYAFAFLILAVNYTIVSWAVRSKVKQSQSMEMGLLKTSEQDHESEEEI; encoded by the exons ATGGGCAATTTCAAAGGGCATGCCCTCCCTGgaagctttttccttctttttggcTTGTGGTGGTCAGTGAAGTACCCCCTGAAGTACGCCTGTAGAAAAAACAAGAACGTTTGCTACCTTGGTTCCAGGGCAGGATTCCAGCGCCTGGAGTTTGTGGAGGGCATCATCAAAGCTGTCTTTGCCCTCATTG GGATGGTGGCTGAGCAGTTTGTTCCTGATGGACCTCATCTGAAGCTGTACAACTACGAGAAGAAGCACTGGGACCACTTGATGAACTGGCAGCATGCCACCATGTACCTCTTCTATGGCATTTCAGGGCTGGTGGACATCGTGGCTCATGGCACCAatgcactgccagcagccatgGACAGGATGATGCTTTCCTTAGCAGTCTTCATTGAAG GTTTTCTCTTCTGCTACCATCTTCATGGGAGAGCCATGCTGGATGTCCATGTTCATCAGTTACTGCTATTTGCTAtctttggagctgctgcctgcatatttttggaagtttttttcCGTGGCAGTATTGTGCTAGAGATGCTCCGTACAAGCCTCTGCATATTACAGGGCAGCTGGTTCTGGCAG attGGCTTTGTACTTTATCCTCCAAATGGAAGCCCAGAGTGGAATCAGACAGATCACACTAACATGATGTTCCTGACCATGTGCTATTGCTGGCattatgcttttgcttttcttatacTTGCAGTGAATTACACAATTGTCAGCTG GGCGGTCCGTTCGAAGGTTAAGCAGTCTCAGTCCATGGAAATGGGTTTACTGAAAACATCTGAACAAGATCATGAGTCAGAAGAAGAAATTTAG